The Spiroplasma corruscae DNA window TTCAATTCATTAGAACAGGTAAGTTTGAAGAATTACAAGAATTTATAAACAAAAAAAACGAAAAAAAATAAATCTTATGATTTATTTTTCATTTAATGTAATTATTAAAGATTTATCAAAATACTTTTTGTTAAGTGTAATGGTAGTATATCCCTTTTTATAATCAATAGATTCAATACTAAAGAAATTAGCACAATCTTTATCATAGGGATTTAAATAAGTATGTTTTGATAACCACTTTAATATATTGAATGTCATTACTGATTTATCCTTTGAAAAAAATATTTTTTTATCTTCACTATTTCTTAAACTTTTAATGTCACGTCTAAAATAAAACTTTAAATTTGTGCTACACAAATAATCAGCTTTTATGTAGTTTTTTGATTCTAATGTTGTTTTAATAGCATCAAAATCTAAAAAATCATAAAATTCGTTTATATTATTCAAGTATAATAACTCAAAACTGTATCAATCAATAAAGTTTTGATATCTTGCTTTTAATTTATCTTCAATTTCGAGTTGAATGTAATTATTCTTATCAATTATCATTGGGTATAGCTTCAAATAATCTTGTGTATTTTTGATAAACTTATCAATATTGTCATAATTATACAAAATTAGTGTAAAACTTTTAATTATATCTTCTGATATAATTGACTTATTTTTTTTATTAGAGAATTGAACCTTTAATTGATCACCAACAAGTGACAAAAATTTTATATTAGCATCTTTAAAAATATCTATAAATAATGGGTCGTCTCCAAGATTATCTTTTACAATACTTTTTATATTTTTTTTAACATAATCTGTTTCAGATGATGACATATCATATCTATAATATAAAAATTCATTTCATGATTGGATAAAATTTTCATATTTTGATTCATTAACACTTGCTTTTTTAACAGTTCCTAGAGTTGAAGGAACAACAGTTAATCCTAATGCAAACATCATCTGTAGTATTTTTTTCATAAATTCCACCTTAAATAATTTTAGTATCAAAAATATTATACAATTAAATAAGAAAAATGGAGAAATAAAATGGGATTTTGAAGTAGTTTAAAAGAACGTAGAATAATAAAAAAGCAAGAAAAAAAACACAAAAAAGAGCATAAAAATACCCTTACATTCTCAAGTGATATAAAAAAACTTACAAAAAAATATAAAATACCTAATAATGATTTTTATGAAGAATTGGAAAATGTGCTAATAAAAACAGACATGGGAATGAAAATGGTTTTAGAAATATCTAATAATGTGCAAAAAAGAGTAAAACCTAAGTACGGATTTAAAGAAGTTAAAGAAATTTTAGCTGAAGAGATATACAAATCTTACACAAATTCAGGAAAACCAAAAACAGAACTAAACTACAAAGAAGGTAGATTGAATATATTTTTAATTGTTGGTGTTAATGGGGTTGGTAAAACTACTAGTATTGCAAAGATTGCAAATTTCTATAGTATACAAGATAAAAAGGTACTAATAGCAGCTGGTGATACTTTTAGAGCTGGAGCAGTAGAGCAACTAGAACAATGATGTATTAATAGGTTAAAAAATGTTGATTTAATGAAACCACAAAATAACACTAAGGACCCCGCTAGTGTTGTTTACGATTCTATTAAAGTTGCATTAGAAAAAAAATATGACCTATTATTAGTTGATACAGCAGGTAGACTACAAAATAAGGAACATTTAATGAGAGAACTTGAAAAAATAACTAAAATCATTCAAAAAAGTGTAAAGGATGGTCCGCATGAAAGATTATTAGTTATTGATGCACAGACTGGTCAAAACGGAGTTAATCAAGCAAAGGCTTTTTCAGAAGCAACTGACGTAACGGGAATAGTTTTAACAAAAATGGATGGAACAAGCAAAGGTGGTATAGCACTTGCTATAAAAGATATTTTAGGAATACCAGTTAAACTTGTTGGAACTGGAGAAAAAGTTGATGATATTAAGTTATTTAGTGTTGATGATTATATTTATGAATTAACCGCAGATTTTATGGAAGATGATGACGATAATAATGAGCAATAATGATTTAGAAAAAACAATGTTAATATCAGAATATTTTGATTATTATAAAAATCTATTAACAGATAAACAAAAGCAATACTTTGAACTATATTTTTTTGAGGATTATTCATTTCAAGAAATCGCAGATGAATTAAAAATTTCAAAAAGTGCTGTACATGATAGTTTAACAAAGACTGTTAGTTTTTTGAAAAAGACAGAAGAAAAATTAAACTTTGTTTATAAACACAATAAAATAAAACATTTAATTGAAAGTTTTAAAAACAAAGATATATCAGTTGATAACTTATTGAACTTAATTGAAAAGGAGATTTAATGAATATTTTATTTATTGGAGATGTATTCTCATCTTCTGGTAGGGAAATAATTAATTTAAAATTAAAAGATTTAGTAAAAAAATATAAAGTCGATTTTATAATTGCTAACGGTGAAAATATAAGTCATGGAAAAGGTATTAATAATAATCATTATAATTTTTTAAAAGAGCAAGGTATAAATGTTATAACAAGCGGTAATCATATTTTTAGGCAAAAAGATACTTGCAATTTCATTAATGAAGTTGATGACTTATTGAGACCCCATAATATGTCTAGTTATTTACCAGGAAAAGGAAGTTACTTGTATAATTGTAATAATAAAAAAATAAGAGTAACAAATCTTATGGGTAGAATGTTTATGGACCCTGTTAATAATCCTTATGAATCACTTGATAGTATTTTAGAAAATGATAATTCAGATATTCATATTGTTGATTTTCATGCAGAAGCAACCGCAGAAAAAGCTGCATTTGCATTTAATTATGATGGTAAAATAACTGCATTGCTTGGCACACATACACATGTTCAAACAGCAGATGAACAAATTCTTGAAAAGGGA harbors:
- the ylxM gene encoding YlxM family DNA-binding protein — protein: MSNNDLEKTMLISEYFDYYKNLLTDKQKQYFELYFFEDYSFQEIADELKISKSAVHDSLTKTVSFLKKTEEKLNFVYKHNKIKHLIESFKNKDISVDNLLNLIEKEI
- a CDS encoding TIGR00282 family metallophosphoesterase, yielding MNILFIGDVFSSSGREIINLKLKDLVKKYKVDFIIANGENISHGKGINNNHYNFLKEQGINVITSGNHIFRQKDTCNFINEVDDLLRPHNMSSYLPGKGSYLYNCNNKKIRVTNLMGRMFMDPVNNPYESLDSILENDNSDIHIVDFHAEATAEKAAFAFNYDGKITALLGTHTHVQTADEQILEKGTAFITDVGMTGPLNSIIGVNPDEVILKEKTGLQAKFIPSSNSGQLCGVLLKISSNNKVEEIIRIKEK
- the ftsY gene encoding signal recognition particle-docking protein FtsY; this encodes MGFWSSLKERRIIKKQEKKHKKEHKNTLTFSSDIKKLTKKYKIPNNDFYEELENVLIKTDMGMKMVLEISNNVQKRVKPKYGFKEVKEILAEEIYKSYTNSGKPKTELNYKEGRLNIFLIVGVNGVGKTTSIAKIANFYSIQDKKVLIAAGDTFRAGAVEQLEQWCINRLKNVDLMKPQNNTKDPASVVYDSIKVALEKKYDLLLVDTAGRLQNKEHLMRELEKITKIIQKSVKDGPHERLLVIDAQTGQNGVNQAKAFSEATDVTGIVLTKMDGTSKGGIALAIKDILGIPVKLVGTGEKVDDIKLFSVDDYIYELTADFMEDDDDNNEQ